In one window of Microtus pennsylvanicus isolate mMicPen1 chromosome 2, mMicPen1.hap1, whole genome shotgun sequence DNA:
- the C2H8orf90 gene encoding uncharacterized protein C8orf90 homolog, with protein sequence MASPCSGHLSPTGLPPPPVATPGPAAPPAPRFPDIYGGDAQLWEAHFRGIGRAYRALGKEDDFAIRVLTEDFTLPFPFAWPPGPDPATGPLFYDPRDRAGFDFLLRGPGAPPPALLQPLHATAQAAERKRRLERLALSYAGAGRPHGLVLLAPATAAFPPEAGRPAWRALGRDSE encoded by the exons ATGGCTTCCCCTTGCTCTGGGCATCTTAGCCCCACTGGTCTGCCCCCGCCCCCTGTGGCCACTCCAG GTCCCGCTGCGCCCCCCGCACCGCGCTTCCCCGACATCTACGGCGGAGACGCGCAGCTCTGGGAGGCGCATTTCCGCGGCATCGGGCGCGCCTACCGCGCGCTGGGCAAGGAGGACGACTTCGCCATCCGCGTGCTCACAGAGGACTTCACGCTGCCCTTTCCGTTCGCCTGGCCACCGGGGCCCGACCCGGCCACCGGGCCGCTCTTCTACGATCCGCGGGACCGCGCGGGCTTCGATTTCCTGCTGCGCGGCCCTGGCGCGCCACCCCCTGCGCTGCTGCAACCCCTGCACGCCACGGCGCAGGCGGCCGAGCGCAAGCGACGCCTGGAGCGCCTGGCGCTGAGCTACGCGGGTGCGGGTCGGCCTCACGGCTTGGTGCTGCTGGCACCTGCGACCGCTGCCTTCCCGCCCGAAGCGGGCCGTCCTGCTTGGCGCGCCCTGGGTCGCGACAGCGAATAA